In Miscanthus floridulus cultivar M001 chromosome 5, ASM1932011v1, whole genome shotgun sequence, one genomic interval encodes:
- the LOC136449663 gene encoding alpha-1,3-arabinosyltransferase XAT3-like, with protein sequence MACEKKSFTVRFGLVLLAGCILVPMSLATMFRHSAVPLQTLSLLFSVGPATSVMWGEERLGSHRYGRNKGPVLCDFSSSRSDVCELKGDVRILPNATIVVRHPWARRQSWKMKPHGRKNDRHALARVTEVTVASSHHTAGAAPRCTAIHTAPAVVFSVGGYAGNMFHDLTDVLVPLFITTRRFGGDVHLLVSNAQPWWLDKFRPLLVGFSRHAVVDMGRGSRGVLCYPHVILGLEFHKEMSVDAARTAGEYSMADFTLLARRSYGLTRDTAIRLSDGNRSSAVRPRLLLISRKSTRAFTNAGAIAQAAAALGFEVVVGEPARHADLPSFARVVNSCDVLVGVHGAGLANLVFLPAGAVVVQVVPLGGLDAMAAEDFGAPARDAGLRYVHYGISVEESTLARQYPRDHRVLRDPAAVRREGWMALRAAYLVGQNVTIDVHRFSGALRRAMELLRQTHE encoded by the exons ATGGCATGCGAGAAGAAAAGTTTTACTGTCAGGTTTGGATTGGTGCTTCTTGCAGGATGCATTCTTGTGCCGATGTCACTTGCCACAATGTTCCGGCATTCCGCGGTTCCTCTGCAAACAT TGAGCTTGTTGTTTTCAGTAGGTCCGGCTACTTCAGTAATGTGGGGAGAGGAAAGATTAGGCTCTCATCGTTACG GTAGAAACAAAGGGCCTGTGCTGTGCGACTTTTCGAGCTCGAGATCCGACGTGTGCGAGCTGAAAGGCGACGTCCGCATCCTCCCCAACGCCACCATCGTCGTCCGCCATCCGTGGGCGAGGCGTCAATCATGGAAGATGAAGCCGCACGGAAGGAAGAACGACCGGCACGCGCTCGCCCGCGTCACTGAGGTGACGGTGGCGTCGTCGCATCACACCGCCGGCGCTGCTCCCCGATGCACGGCCATCCACACCGCCCCGGCGGTCGTATTCTCTGTCGGCGGCTACGCGGGGAACATGTTCCACGACCTGACGGACGTGCTCGTCCCGCTGTTCATCACCACGCGCCGGTTCGGCGGCGACGTGCACCTCCTCGTCAGCAACGCCCAGCCATGGTGGCTCGACAAGTTCAGGCCTCTGCTCGTTGGATTCTCCCGGCACGCAGTAGTGGACATGGGCAGGGGAAGCAGGGGCGTGCTCTGCTACCCCCACGTGATCCTAGGCCTCGAGTTCCACAAGGAGATGAGCGTGGACGCCGCGAGGACCGCTGGGGAGTACTCCATGGCCGACTTCACCCTCCTCGCCCGACGATCCTACGGCCTGACTCGGGACACGGCCATCCGTCTCAGCGACGGCAACCGTTCCTCCGCCGTCCGCCCCAGGCTGCTCCTCATCTCCCGGAAGTCGACCCGAGCGTTCACCAACGCCGGCGCCATCGCgcaggccgccgccgcgctcGGGTTCGAGGTGGTGGTGGGCGAGCCGGCGCGGCACGCGGACCTGCCGTCGTTCGCGCGGGTGGTGAACTCGTGCGACGTGCTGGTGGGCGTGCACGGCGCCGGGCTGGCGAACCTGGTGTTCCTCCCCGCGGGGGCCGTGGTGGTGCAGGTGGTGCCGCTGGGCGGGCTGGACGCGATGGCCGCGGAGGACTTCGGCGCGCCCGCGCGCGACGCGGGGCTCCGGTACGTGCACTACGGCATCTCCGTGGAGGAGAGCACGCTGGCGAGGCAGTACCCGCGCGACCACCGCGTGCTGAGGGACCCCGCGGCGGTGAGAAGGGAGGGGTGGATGGCGCTGCGGGCGGCGTACCTGGTGGGCCAGAACGTGACGATCGATGTCCACCGGTTCAGTGGCGCCTTGCGCCGCGCCATGGAGCTTCTCCGCCAGACCCACGAATGA